The DNA window GACCGAGTATTTACTTTTTGAAGCGATTGAATCAGGGAAAATTAAGTGGGATCAACAGTACTCTGTAAATGATTATACATATAAAATTTCTCAAGATCGTCGATTAAGTAATGTACCACTTCGTGAAGATGGTAGCTATTCAATTCGTGAACTTTATGAAGCAATGGCTATTTATTCCGCTAATGGAGCTACAATTGCAATTGCCGAAACAATCGCAGGTACGGAAGAAAACTTTGTGAAGCTAATGAATGAAAAAGCCGAAGAAATGGGATTAGAAGGGTATAAGTTTGTCAATTCCACAGGCTTGAATAATGCAGATTTACAAGGAATGCATCCAGCAAATACAGGTGCTTCTGACGAAAACGTTATGCCAGCAAAATCAGTTGCAAAACTTGCTTACTTATTAATGAAGGATTATCCAGAAGTATTAGAAACAACTAAAATACCTAAGAAAACATTTAGAGAAGGTACTTCTGATGCAATTAAGATGAGTAACTGGAATTGGATGTTGCCAGGGTTAGTCTATGAATACGAAGGTGCAGACGGATTAAAAACAGGTACCACAGAATTTGCTGGTCATTCCTTTACAGGGACAGCAAAGAGAAATGGAATGCGTGTTATCTCCGTTGTTATGAAAGCTACAAATGCAAATGGAGAAGGTACATATGAAGCTCGATTTGATGCTACAAGAGCATTATTTGACTATGGATTTGCACAATTTTCAAAAGAAGAATTAGTTCCAGCAGGATACAAAATTCCTAAACATGAAACATTAGCCGTTGAAAAAGGGAAAGAAGACACAGTAGCAATTGCGGTAAAAGAACCAATTTCAATGGTAGTAAGATCCAGTGAAAAAGATTTGTACAAGCCGGTCTTTACAGCCAATACAGAAAAATTAGAAGCTGGCGTAGAAAAAGATACGGTTGTAGGAAAAGTACATTTAGAGAAAACAGAAGGAACAGATTATGGTTATATTTCTGATGAAGCAGCAGAAGTGGATGTTGTAACGACAGAAGCGGTAGAGCGGGCTAGTTGGATTAGTTTAATGTTCCAAGGCATTGGATCATTCTTCGGTAACTTATGGAATAGTACAACAGACTTTGTAGGTGGACTATTTTAATGATAAAAGCACTGAAACTCAAAGCGAGTTCTCAGTGCTTTTTTTTATTTTTAATGCTTCCATGAATCGATGTATTGAAGTGGCAAGATGTTCTATTTCTATTCCACCGAAACCTAATACAAGTTTTGGATCTAAATCTAGTTCTAATTCTGCAGTTATATATTCACGAAGACTGTATATTCGTATACCTGCTTGTTCTGCTAGTGACACTAGTTCTTCTTCTGTTTTCGAAGAGAGAATTGTTAATACAATATGCATGCCTGCTTGTTCCCCTGAGATAGTGACGGTAGGTGCATACTCAGCAATAGTTTTTGTAATGATTTCTAATTTACGTTTATAAATTTTACGCATTTTATTTAGATGCTTTGCAAAGTACCCATCCTCCATAAAATTTGCAAGAATATATTGATCCATTCGAGGAACAGTTGCAGAGTAATAAGAGTATTTCTGTTTATATTGCGTGACAAGTGATTTTGGTAATACAGCATACGCTATTCGGAGTGAAGGCATTAAAGATTTAGAGAATGTACTTAAGTAGATTACACGCTCGTTTTGATCGATTCCTTGTAGAGAAGGAATAGGTTTTCCCGTGTATCTAAATTCACTATCATAATCATCCTCAATGATGTATCGATTTTCTTGTTGATAAGCCCAGGCAAGTAGTTGGCTTCGACGAGTTGCTGAAAGTACTGCGCCAGTTGGAAATTGATGAGATGGTGTTACGTACATAGCAGTCGCGCTTGTTTGTTCAAGCCGAGATACGATTACCCCATCTTCGTCTACGGGAATAGGTACCGATTTTTGTTTGTCCTCTAAAAATAAATGATGAGTGAGCGGATAGCCGGGATTCTCGAATCCATAAATAGCTTCCTTTCCAAGCAAGCGAATAATTAATGGCATAATTTGTTCTGTTCCTGATCCAAGAATAATTTGTTCAGGTGTGCACTTTACTCCTCTAGACTGATATAAATA is part of the Psychrobacillus sp. FSL H8-0483 genome and encodes:
- a CDS encoding PLP-dependent aminotransferase family protein, whose translation is MDFLMFQLEKNSLIPLYEQLYSEIKEAIIRGKIAEGAKLPSKRKLADYLAVSQTTIEFAYSQLVAEGYISSEARRGFFVQNLEELALIEQAIPNVIQEEKYVSTYSIDFSPGKIDTESFPFKIWRKYAKDIVNEINKDFLQLGHPQGDYILRHQISSYLYQSRGVKCTPEQIILGSGTEQIMPLIIRLLGKEAIYGFENPGYPLTHHLFLEDKQKSVPIPVDEDGVIVSRLEQTSATAMYVTPSHQFPTGAVLSATRRSQLLAWAYQQENRYIIEDDYDSEFRYTGKPIPSLQGIDQNERVIYLSTFSKSLMPSLRIAYAVLPKSLVTQYKQKYSYYSATVPRMDQYILANFMEDGYFAKHLNKMRKIYKRKLEIITKTIAEYAPTVTISGEQAGMHIVLTILSSKTEEELVSLAEQAGIRIYSLREYITAELELDLDPKLVLGFGGIEIEHLATSIHRFMEALKIKKSTENSL
- a CDS encoding serine hydrolase, which translates into the protein MTSMIKWLVLPMFLVSVVCGMPTATKAEESLNLYVDAAILIDADSGKILYEKNADAPLGIASMTKMMTEYLLFEAIESGKIKWDQQYSVNDYTYKISQDRRLSNVPLREDGSYSIRELYEAMAIYSANGATIAIAETIAGTEENFVKLMNEKAEEMGLEGYKFVNSTGLNNADLQGMHPANTGASDENVMPAKSVAKLAYLLMKDYPEVLETTKIPKKTFREGTSDAIKMSNWNWMLPGLVYEYEGADGLKTGTTEFAGHSFTGTAKRNGMRVISVVMKATNANGEGTYEARFDATRALFDYGFAQFSKEELVPAGYKIPKHETLAVEKGKEDTVAIAVKEPISMVVRSSEKDLYKPVFTANTEKLEAGVEKDTVVGKVHLEKTEGTDYGYISDEAAEVDVVTTEAVERASWISLMFQGIGSFFGNLWNSTTDFVGGLF